In Macadamia integrifolia cultivar HAES 741 chromosome 1, SCU_Mint_v3, whole genome shotgun sequence, a single window of DNA contains:
- the LOC122085491 gene encoding protein MOTHER of FT and TFL1-like isoform X1 gives MAASVEPLVVGRVIGDVIDMFVPSVSMAVYYGPKHIANGCEIKPSMTINPPRILISGPCHELFTLVMTDPDAPSPSDPTMRELVHWIVVNIPGGTNPTHGFLAQLHDSWYISSCTKLEDTCHDKYDDTCGTSLCFHVDQFYATRGIHRFIFVLYKQKSEVNEVEQPEPRSNFSTRAFANNLDLGVPVATVYFNAQKEPASRRR, from the exons ATGGCTGCTTCTGTGGAACCTCTTGTAGTTGGGCGAGTGATAGGAGATGTTATCGACATGTTTGTTCCCTCTGTGAGCATGGCAGTCTACTATGGCCCCAAGCATATAGCTAACGGCTGTGAAATCAAGCCTTCCATGACCATCAATCCTCCCAGAATCCTTATATCTGGACCGTGTCATGAACTATTTACTCTG GTGATGACAGACCCAGATGCACCAAGCCCCAGCGACCCCACCATGCGTGAACTGGTCCATTG GATAGTGGTTAATATTCCTGGTGGGACAAACCCAACTCATg GTTTCCTGGCTCAGTTGCATGACAGTTGGTACATATCTTCATGCACCAAGTTGGAAGACACTTGTCATGACAAATATGACGACACATGTGGCACATCCTTATGCTTCCATGTGGATCAATTCTATGCCACCAGAG GTATACACCGCTTCATCTTTGTACTTTACAAGCAGAAGAGTGAGGTGAATGAAGTGGAGCAGCCAGAGCCGCGCAGCAACTTCAGTACCAGGGCTTTCGCCAATAATCTCGATCTCGGCGTTCCGGTGGCCACCGTTTACTTCAATGCCCAGAAGGAGCCGGCAAGCAGGAGACGCTGA
- the LOC122085491 gene encoding protein MOTHER of FT and TFL1-like isoform X2, which yields MAASVEPLVVGRVIGDVIDMFVPSVSMAVYYGPKHIANGCEIKPSMTINPPRILISGPCHELFTLVMTDPDAPSPSDPTMRELVHWIVVNIPGGTNPTHGKEILSYANPRPHLGIHRFIFVLYKQKSEVNEVEQPEPRSNFSTRAFANNLDLGVPVATVYFNAQKEPASRRR from the exons ATGGCTGCTTCTGTGGAACCTCTTGTAGTTGGGCGAGTGATAGGAGATGTTATCGACATGTTTGTTCCCTCTGTGAGCATGGCAGTCTACTATGGCCCCAAGCATATAGCTAACGGCTGTGAAATCAAGCCTTCCATGACCATCAATCCTCCCAGAATCCTTATATCTGGACCGTGTCATGAACTATTTACTCTG GTGATGACAGACCCAGATGCACCAAGCCCCAGCGACCCCACCATGCGTGAACTGGTCCATTG GATAGTGGTTAATATTCCTGGTGGGACAAACCCAACTCATg GGAAAGAGATACTATCTTACGCCAACCCTCGTCCACATTTAGGTATACACCGCTTCATCTTTGTACTTTACAAGCAGAAGAGTGAGGTGAATGAAGTGGAGCAGCCAGAGCCGCGCAGCAACTTCAGTACCAGGGCTTTCGCCAATAATCTCGATCTCGGCGTTCCGGTGGCCACCGTTTACTTCAATGCCCAGAAGGAGCCGGCAAGCAGGAGACGCTGA